CCAGCCCTCCTGGCGCAGCTGGGTCATGATGGCGTCGATCCAGGGGAAACCCGTCTGGGCCTGAGGAGGAACGTTATGTTAATGTTACACACAAAACCGAGAATAAAGACGCTAAATGCATGGTTCTCTTACGTTTCTCCATTTCTCCAGAGACTCCGGATCATGGTACCAGTCGATCTGCAGACAGATCTGGGTTTCCCTCCATCTTGGTGAAGTTTGGCGTCGCTGACGCAACGGTGTAGAAGAACTCCCGCCACAGAACCTGGCCCTGAAGAGACACGGGCGGCAGCGAGTGGTTCTTCGACTGCAGATGGAGAACGTCAGTGAGAGAACGTTAGTGAAGAGCCAACAAagttcagacatttttactgaaaactgggtaaaaatgcaaaacaattcCCAGGATGATAACAATTAAATGACGAGGCTTGTTGACCTGTGCGTAGATGCTGCTGAGTCTGTGGTAGAAGGTTCGGACCGACAGACAGCCCAGACTCAGGTACGGACTGAGAGCCGTGGTGCTGGGCAGCAGAGAGTTTGGCACCGTCCGCGGTTTGGAGAAACTCGCCACCCATCCCTACAGACAGATCAGATCACACGTCACTTTCATTCCTAACCTGTGGTTTGAACCGAACCGATCAGATTTGTGCGAATCTGACTGGAATCAAAGATTCGAATCACTGTGATGAATCATGACGGGTCACACCTGACTCTGGAAGTGTTTGTGGAGTCTCTGGAGTGCGTGCATCTCTCCGCCGGGCCACAGGACCTCCGACTGCACCTCTAGACCCAGATCGGCCAGAGACGGGACCCCATACGCCTGCTCGTGATCCGGAGGGGTCGGACATCTCCTGCGCACACAACAACAGATTCTCCCATCATTACTCATGCTGAGCATCTCCACTCCCACACACTCTTGGCAGTCTGAAGCACCATCTGCTCCCTGAGAGCAGCGTCAGACACAACACGACCCTAAAACACAGAGACGCTCTTACAGGAAGTCATCAGCGCTGACGTCCCGGGCCGGTTTCTCTGGTTCGCCCAAAATGGACAAAACGTGCAGGAACTTCTTGTAGGTGAGCGGAGGAGAGCCGCCGTTGGCCTGAGTGATCCTGGAGAGAATGAGAAACGTGCATTAATGCGCTCACAAACTCGTTCGTTCATGTTTGAGCTCGTCGTGCCGACACACCTTTTGACGTCGTACAGCGTGTGCGACACGCACGTCTGCGTCTGGAGTCCGCGCTCTTCCGCCAGCGCTTGTATTTCCCGCTCCATGCGCGCGTAATACGGCTCCACCTCCGTGTCGTAGCTGATCTGCGTGATGCCCCACCGGGTCACGAGGTCACGCAGGACCACCGGCGTCGGCCCGCGCAGGACGTAGAGCCGCGAGCCGAGCGCCCGCAGACGGCCGTCCAGATCCTCCAGGCTCTGCAGGATGAAGCGCCAGCGTAACGCACCCACGTGCATCGCCCCCTCCAGGAACGCGCGGTCCAGCACATAGACGGGGAAGAGCGCGGCGGACGAGGCCAGCGCCCCCAGCAGGCCGGGGTTATCGTGCAGCCGCAGGCCCTTACGGAACAGATGGATGGTGCGGTGACTCATGACGACTGATCCGGACGCTTCAGAGAGTCTGAAACAGAAGCATTCAAACTGACTTTGTTTATAAGCTCTTTACCATCAAATGAGGTCCCAAACATGGTATTACTatggtaaatgtaaaaaaacatggTGTTTCCACAATGATCAGGTCGAAAACAGGGTATTACTGTggtaaatgtcaaaatgccatcaGGATAAGGTCCAAAACAGTgtattaccatggtaaatgTCAAAAACAT
This genomic stretch from Megalobrama amblycephala isolate DHTTF-2021 linkage group LG2, ASM1881202v1, whole genome shotgun sequence harbors:
- the cry4 gene encoding LOW QUALITY PROTEIN: cryptochrome circadian regulator 4 (The sequence of the model RefSeq protein was modified relative to this genomic sequence to represent the inferred CDS: deleted 1 base in 1 codon) produces the protein MSHRTIHLFRKGLRLHDNPGLLGALASSAALFPVYVLDRAFLEGAMHVGALRWRFILQSLEDLDGRLRALGSRLYVLRGPTPVVLRDLVTRWGITQISYDTEVEPYYARMEREIQALAEERGLQTQTCVSHTLYDVKRITQANGGSPPLTYKKFLHVLSILGEPEKPARDVSADDFLRCPTPPDHEQAYGVPSLADLGLEVQSEVLWPGGEMHALQRLHKHFQSQGWVASFSKPRTVPNSLLPSTTALSPYLSLGCLSVRTFYHRLSSIYAQSKNHSLPPVSLQGQVLWREFFYTVASATPNFTKMEGNQICLQIDWYHDPESLEKWRNAQTGFPWIDAIMTQLRQEGWIHHLARHAVACFLTRGDLWISWEEGMKVFEEFLLDADYSLNAGNWMWLSASAFFHKYTRIFCPVRFGRRTDPQGQYLRKYLPVLKNFPSQYIYEPWKAPEDVQLSAGCIIGKDYPRPMVCHMEASQRNLGLMRQVRTEQQKTAELTRDVADDPMEVGLKRELQEEEELLEGAEPCSKSKRFSGSTDQKSRPCSWTSETLRLSEEVM